A genomic region of Planctomycetota bacterium contains the following coding sequences:
- a CDS encoding ATP-binding cassette domain-containing protein — MTTATATALSVTKLHARRDGRDVLRDISFVAEAGEAVAIAGPNGGGKTTLLLCLAGLAPFGGGAIDINGESAESAGRLGHVGYLPQRTASTGALPVTPRQAIQLAAGPRDVDVDWLGKLERVLLGDVEPDRPVASLSGGQQQLVAIAKSLAHRPKLLLLDEPTLGLAPPAVARLVEAVEMAREELSATVVISTHDHLAALRLSNRLVYLDRSIRYDGPANAVPPALDARLCHHE; from the coding sequence GACTGCCCTGTCGGTGACGAAGCTGCATGCCCGGCGTGACGGGCGCGACGTGCTGCGCGACATCTCGTTCGTCGCCGAAGCCGGCGAAGCCGTCGCCATCGCAGGGCCCAACGGCGGTGGGAAGACGACACTGCTGCTGTGCCTCGCCGGGCTCGCACCGTTCGGCGGTGGGGCGATCGACATCAACGGCGAGTCTGCCGAGTCGGCCGGGCGCCTCGGGCACGTCGGGTACCTGCCGCAGCGGACAGCGTCGACGGGCGCGCTGCCGGTGACGCCGCGGCAGGCGATCCAGCTGGCGGCGGGGCCGCGCGACGTCGACGTCGACTGGCTCGGCAAGTTGGAGCGTGTGCTGCTGGGCGACGTCGAGCCGGATCGGCCGGTGGCGAGTCTGAGTGGTGGCCAGCAGCAGCTCGTCGCGATTGCCAAGTCGCTCGCGCATCGGCCGAAGTTGCTGTTACTCGACGAGCCGACCCTCGGCCTCGCCCCGCCTGCGGTCGCTCGCCTGGTTGAGGCGGTCGAGATGGCTCGCGAGGAGCTTTCGGCCACCGTCGTGATCTCCACGCACGACCACCTCGCGGCCTTGCGGCTGTCGAACCGTCTGGTCTACCTCGACCGCTCCATCCGCTACGACGGCCCCGCCAACGCTGTACCGCCGGCGCTGGACGCGAGGCTGTGCCATCACGAATAG